The genomic region CCATCGTCCCTCCCACCGGGCCCTCGACAGCCGCGCGCAGCCTTCGACCGGGGCGAAGAAGAATTGGTGGCGGTGGGAGGAATTGAACCTCCGACACGGGGCTTATGAGACCCCTGCTCTGCCGCTGAGCTACACCGCCAAACCCGAGTCATCATAAATGAATCGCCGGAGCAGCTCAACCGCTGGCGCCCGCTGGTGTGCCCGCACGTGTGCCCGCGAGCGTCCGGGCGGCCTCCAGAGGGGCCGGCCGGATCAGATCACCGGCCGACCGGGGGATTGTCTCGGAAGGGATGCGGGTTGAGGCGGGCCCTCGTCCAGCGCTGGAGCGTTCGCAGGCTTACGCCCAGGATGCGCGCAGCCGCCCGCCGGTCACCTCCGGTCTCCTCCAGTACGCGCCGGACGTAACGCGTCTCCACCTCGGCCAGCGTCGGGCGCTCCGGCGCCAGTGGCTCGACGCCCGGAAGGGGACCGACCTCGCGGAGCGTCAGGGTGTCACCCGGGGCCAGGGCCACCGCCCGGGCGATCGCATTCTCGAGCTCACGCACGTTGCCGGGCCAGGGGTGGCGCACGAGCCAGTCGATCGCCGCCTCGTCGAAGGCGGTGATCCGCCTTCCTGCCTTCTCGGCTGCCCGGGCCAGGAAGTGCTGCGCAAGGAGCGGAATGTCCTCGGGTCGCTCGCGCAAGCTCGGCAGCCGCACGGGGATGACGGCCACCCGGTAGTAGAGGTCCTCGCGGAATCGACCCTCGCGCACGCGCGCCGCGAGATCGGCGTTCGTCGCCGTGATCACGCGGAAGGTCAGCTCCTGGCTCTCGCGGCCGCCCAGCCGCCGCACCGTCTTGTCCTGGAGCGCCCGCAACACCTTCGCTTGCAGCGCCACCGGCATCTCGGCGACCTCGTCGAGGAAGAGCGTGCCATCGTCGGCTTCCTCGAGTAGCCCGGGCCGTGAGCGGTCGGCGCCGGTGAACGCACCTTTTTCGTACCCGAAGAGCTCAGCCTCGAGCAGCGTCTCCGGAATGGCGGCGCAGTTGACGGGAATGAACGGACCCCGCCGGCGCGGCCCGGCGTGGTGCAGCGCCCGGGCCGCGAGTTCCTTCCCAGTGCCCGACTCGCCGAGAAGCAGGACGCTGGCGTCGCTGGCCGCCACGGTGCGGAGCACGTCGAGCACGGCCTGCATCGCTCGCGACCGTCCGATCAGGCTCTCCCAGCCGTAGCGCTGCTCGATCTCGGTGCGGAGGCGGCGGTTCTCTTCGCGTACCGCGCGGTCCTCCAGTG from Candidatus Methylomirabilota bacterium harbors:
- a CDS encoding sigma-54 dependent transcriptional regulator, which gives rise to MSARILVVDNDAEQVDILCAALKREGYEPSGATSGAAALQALETVEPAVVLTDLRMEGMDGLTLLREVRQRAPGGRVILMTAFGSLETAIQAMRHGAFDYLTKPFKLDEAILAVQRALEDRAVREENRRLRTEIEQRYGWESLIGRSRAMQAVLDVLRTVAASDASVLLLGESGTGKELAARALHHAGPRRRGPFIPVNCAAIPETLLEAELFGYEKGAFTGADRSRPGLLEEADDGTLFLDEVAEMPVALQAKVLRALQDKTVRRLGGRESQELTFRVITATNADLAARVREGRFREDLYYRVAVIPVRLPSLRERPEDIPLLAQHFLARAAEKAGRRITAFDEAAIDWLVRHPWPGNVRELENAIARAVALAPGDTLTLREVGPLPGVEPLAPERPTLAEVETRYVRRVLEETGGDRRAAARILGVSLRTLQRWTRARLNPHPFRDNPPVGR